From the Nitrospirae bacterium CG2_30_53_67 genome, the window TCAGGGACTTTGCCAGGGAACATGAGCTGACCTGTTATTTCGAGGTCGGGCGGATGGGCGTGGAGCATGCCCTCCTTCCCGAGCAGGGGATCGTGGTCCCCGGAGACGTGGTCATCGGCGCCGATTCCCACACCTGCACCTACGGCGGCCTCGGCGCATTCTCCACGGGCATGGGCTCCACGGACCTGGCCGCGGCCTTCATCACCGGAGAGACCTGGTTCAAGGTTCCCGAGTCCATGAAGTTCGTCTACAAAGGAATGCTCAGACCGTGGGTCGGGGGCAAGGATCTGATCCTCTATACGATCGGGGATACCGGCGTGGACGGGGCTCTTTACCGGGCCATGGAGTTCACCGGCGAAGTCATCGAATCCCTTCCCATGTCCCACCGGCTGACCATGGCCAACATGGCCATTGAGGCCGGGGCCAAGAACGGGATCATCGCACCGGATCAGATCACTGAGAAATATGTGATCGGCCGAGCCAGGAGAAAGCCCGTTTTTTACCGGAGCGACCCGGATGCGCGCTACTGCGACGTCAGGGAATACGACTGTTCCGCTTTGGAGCCGCAGGTGGCCTTTCCCCATCTGCCTGAGAATGTCCATAGCGTCCGGGAGGCCTCGAATATCACCATTGATCAGGTGGTGATCGGCTCCTGCACCAACGGGAGGCTTTCGGATCTCAGGGAGGCGGCCATGGTCATCCGGGGGAAGAAGGTCGCGCCCTATGTCCGGCTGATCGTGATCCCGGCGACTCAGAAGATCTACCAGGATGCGCTCAAGGAGGGACTGATCGGGATCTTCATCGAAGCCGGTGCGGCGGTGAGCACGCCTACGTGCGGTCCCTGTC encodes:
- a CDS encoding 3-isopropylmalate dehydratase large subunit produces the protein MGMTITEKILAAHAGEKSVSPGELITAKVDIALANDITAPIAIKKFRESGAAKVFNKDFIALVPDHFAPNKDIESAEQCRMLRDFAREHELTCYFEVGRMGVEHALLPEQGIVVPGDVVIGADSHTCTYGGLGAFSTGMGSTDLAAAFITGETWFKVPESMKFVYKGMLRPWVGGKDLILYTIGDTGVDGALYRAMEFTGEVIESLPMSHRLTMANMAIEAGAKNGIIAPDQITEKYVIGRARRKPVFYRSDPDARYCDVREYDCSALEPQVAFPHLPENVHSVREASNITIDQVVIGSCTNGRLSDLREAAMVIRGKKVAPYVRLIVIPATQKIYQDALKEGLIGIFIEAGAAVSTPTCGPCLGGHMGVLAKGERAVSTTNRNFVGRMGHPESEVYLANPAVAAASAVTGRITHPEEIV